The DNA sequence TCAATCACGCCATGACCGGTGCCCTTATCGGGTTGACCGTAAGCAGTCCGGTCATAGCGTTGCCCCTGGCAGTGGCTTCACACTTTGTCCTCGATAGTATTCCGCACTATGCTGACGACGAGCGAGTACCCATCAATTCTAAAATCTTTGCAATCGAACTTGCTGTAGACGCCTTGCTTTGCGGGCTTTTGGTATTGGCTCTCATGGCAAGAACACCTGATAACTGGTTTGTACCCAGCCTTGCCGCTCTAGCTGCCGCCTCGCCAGATTTTATGTCTATCGCCAGATACCTCCGTGGCATACGCCGCGGTGACACCAGCAAGGACAGCAAATATACCATCAGACAATTTCATACCCGCATTCAAAACGAATCACCCAAGGCCTGGCCGGTAGAGGTTATATGGGCGTTGGGTTGTATCGTGCTGCTTGCGCGGGCGACATAAGGGGTAGAAAAACGTAATCATATCTGTTAGGATAAAAAACTATGCAAGTAAAAAAGACTCAACCATCAGAGACAGAAGCCGTTCTAGCTGTTGTAGCTGACGCCAAAGAGCTCGCTCCCATAAAAGAACATGTCCTCACTCATTTCCAAAAAAACACCAAAATACCCGGCTTTCGTGCCGGCAAAATCCCAGGCGATCTACTAGAAAAGAGTGTTGACCAAAACGCGCTCCAAACCCAATTCCTAGAAGAAGCAGTCGAGCAACTCTATGTTGCTGCTGCCCGCGAAGTAAACCTGCGCCCCGTAGACAATCCTCAAATTTCTATCAAGAAATTCGTGCCATTCACCACCCTCGAATTCGAAGCCACTGTAGCTGTAGTAGGCGTCGTTACACTGCCTGACTACACCAAAATCAAAAAGACCAAGCCAGAGGTCAAGCTGACCGATGCAGATGTCAAAGAAGTTATCAAAAGCCTGCAAATGCGCGCCGCTGAAAAAAAAGACGTCAGCCGAGCCGCCAAAGATAGCGACCAAGTATGGATCGACTATACCGGCGTAGATGCCGACACCAAAGAATCTATCAATGGTGCTGACGGCAAAGATTATCCACTCGTCTTGGGCAGCAATACTTTTATTCCAGGATTCGAGCCAGAGCTCATTGGCCTAAAGGCTGGTGATGAAAAAACCTTCACCCTGACTTTCCCTAAAGACTACGGCGTGGCCATGCTACAAGGTCGCAAAGTGACCTTTACCGTAACGGTCACCAAAGTCCAAGAAGTCGTCGAGCCAAAAGTAGACGACGCCTTTGCGGCTAAAGTGGGACCATTCAAGACCCTCGCCGAGCTCAAAGCTGATATCAAAAAGCAGCTTGCCATCGAACGACAGCGGGAAGCCGATCGGAATTTTGAGTCACTCCTCATCAAAGAGATCAGCGACAAAAGCGCAGTAGCCATCCCCGACGTTCTAATAGCCGACCAAATCGAACGCCTCATGCAGGAGGTGCAGCAGAACCTCGTGTACCGAGGCCAGACCATCCAGGAATTCCTGGCAGCAGAAGGCAAAACCGAAGAGACATACAAATCCGATGTACTCAAACCACAAGCTCATGACCGCGTAAAAGCCAGTTTGGTTCTGGCTGAAATTGCCGAAAAAGAAAAGCTAGACGTTACACCCGAAGAACTCGAGATCCGCATGCAGGTCCTAAAAGGCCAGTACAAAGACGAAGCCATGCAGGCAGAGCTAGAAAAGCCCGAAACTCGTCGGGACATCGCCTCTCGTATCCTTACCGAGAAGACCGTCAGCAAACTCGTCGCCTACACCGCATAAGTTAGGGGCCCATGAAAGAGAGCGGACCAGACCCCGAAGAAACCGAGCGGTTCGTAACAGTGGTTGAGTATATTGACGGAGCGTTGGCAGTGGGAGGTATGGTGCTGATTGAAGTTTCAGACAACCCAGAAACTATCGAAGATGGTGCTCAAGAATTTACTTTTTGGTTTGGTGCTGCATCTATAGTCATAGCAGCTACTGTGGCCGTTGCCACTGGTCGCTACCGATTCCGAGAATACCGAAACAGCAAGAGACAAGACAACTAGCACTCTTGACTTGAGAGTGCTAGTTTCGGTAATATAGTGGTACATAAGGAGAAAGTTTTATGCCCTTAGTCCCGACCGTTATCGAACAAGAAGGCCGCATGGAGCGCGCCTATGACATATATTCTCGGCTGCTCAAAGATCGCATTATCTTTTTGGGTGAAGACGTCAATTCGCACACCGCCAACCTGATAACCGCGCAGCTGCTTTTCTTGGACAACGAAGATTCCAAAAAAGACATCTACTTTTATATAAACAGTCCGGGCGGCAGCGTCTATGACGCACTGGCCATCTACGACACCATGCAATTCGTAAAAGCCGACGTACAGACCTTTGGCATTGGTGTCCAGGCCAGCGCGGCAGCTTTCCTGCTGAGTTCCGGTGCCAAGGGCAAGCGCTTTATTCTGCCGCATGCCACTGTCATGATCCACCAACCCTCTAGTGGCACCCGCGGAAAAGTAACCGACCAAGAGATCGACCTACGCGAGTCTCTGCGTGTAAAGAAGCTGCTTGAACAAATCATGGCCAGGAACACCGGCCAAAAACCAGAAAGAATCCATGAAGACATGGAGCGCGACAAGTGGCTGAACGCCGAAGAGGCCAAAAAGTACGGCCTAGTAGACAAAGTGATCCAGACTACTTCCAAGTCGTAACTATTTTCGAAATATCTCACACCCTAAAGCATCCCTAAAATGCTATCCTAGACATAGTAAACAAGGCTACCGATATGGTTGAGTCAGCACGTGGCGTAGATGATCTCCACTTCGAGCGTATGGATCCTTCAGCTCTATCAAAGGAACGATGGGATGAGGTTGTGCAGTTGCGCCATGACTACTATAGTCGCACGCTTCGGGGTCGACCTACGGGTCACGTCGAAATGTTCGTTAGTCATACCACTCAAGATTCCTGGGATAATCCTAACACCTCAGATCTTCGGGGTAGCTATGCCAGGGCCATGGTAGTGGCAGCTTTCGACAAGCACGATGACCTTGTCGGTTTCAGCTATACGGCCGACAACGCCTCTAGCGATCGACCCCAACCCCAAAACAGTGCCGAACGGCTTGCCAAGCTCTATCTGCCTCGGTATATCGAAGGCCGTTACCACTGGCAACGCGAGCTAGTAGACAACGGAGATGGCCGGCCGGGCCTGCGCGAAGCGTTAGCCGCACTCAGCATCAAAGGTAGGCTCAAGAATAAACAACACCTCCAACCTATGTCTGTCTGGATCATGGGCGAAGAATATGACCTCCAGGAAGAAGCATCGGCCTGGGGCTTTACTGCCCACACCAAGCCCGAAGAACGTGGTATGTTTGGCGAGGGCACCATGCCTACGCACCTAACCATGTACAAGGCAAACTCTAAACTCGAGGTATTTGACCGGTTACTTGATCGGCCCAACGGGCAATCTGCCGTCTCTTTTGCAATGCAGCACGTCAAATAAGCATCGAATATCTTGACATTAGAATCCTTATAACTCATACTTTTATCCTAAGAAGTAGTGTACGTGGGCGTGCTATGCACCAAAAATACCCAAGGTAGTAATCTTCATGGCCCCTCAAAAACCAAAACCATAAAACATCCGACCGGATCCTTGGATGTTTTTTGCATAGGAGTTTCGCACTTTCCCATCGTTGCCAGCTTGCATCCTGAGTACATCAGGAGCTTTTATCTCCGAGGGAGGCATAACTTTGTTACGTTGACCGAGGAATGGAAGCTTCTGTGTGCTCAGGTGTGAGCTGGGGCGATGCGGAAAGTGGGAAACTCCTATATGTACCAAATCATTTATAACAGCGGGAGTATCAACGCGTATGGCAAAAAGCTCACTCAGCGCAAAGGCAGCGCTCAAGAAGCGAACGTTTTTTACCAAAACTGACGATGTACTCGACATGCCGAATCTTGTCGACCATCAAAACCGATCATTCCAGTGGTTTATAGACGAAGGACTTGGCGAACTGTTGGCCGAGATCAGCCCTATAGACGACTACACAGGCACCAAACTTTCTTTGCGGTTCAAAGATTACCGTTTTGAAGACCCCAAAACGTCCGAGCTGGAAGCTCGCGAAAACAACGTTTCGTACGAGGCACCCCTGAAAGCTACCGTCGAGCTGACCAACAAAGTCACTGGCGAAATCAAAGACCAAGAGATCTACCTGGGTGACTACCCATGGATGACTGCTCGTGGTACTTTTGTCATTAATGGCGCCGAGCGCGTTGTCGTAAGCCAGCTGATTCGCTCAGCCGGTGTTTTCTTTACTGCCGATCCACACGGTACGCACAATCTGTACGGCGCAAAGGTTATTCCTGGCCGTGGTGCTTGGCTAGAGTTCGAAACCGCTGCATCTGGTGCTCTCTACGTCAAGATCGACCGCAAGCGCAAGATTGCCGTTACCACCCTCCTGCGTGCTCTGGGTATGAGCGAAGCGCAGATCAAAGACGCCTTCAAACACGTTGACCAAGGCAAGCTGAACTACATCGATGTCACCATCGACAAAGACCCAGCTCGCGGCAACAACGACGCCCTCATCGAGGTCTACCGTCGTCTGCGTCCTGGCGACCTGGCAACCGTAGACAACGCCCGCAGCTTGCTAGAGAACATGTTCTACAACTTCAAGCGATTCGACTTCTCCCGCGTAGGTCGCTACAAAATCAACAAGCGCCTGAACCTAGATATTGCTAATACCACCGAAAATCGCGTGATGCGCATCGAAGACCTAGTGGCCATCATTGCCGAGATTATTCGCCTCAATAACTCGCAGGAACCAGCTGACGATATCGACAGCTTGGCCAATCGCCGCGTTAAATTGGTAGGCGAACTGGTTCAACGTCAATTCCGTATCGGTCTGCTGCGCATGGAGCGTAACACCAAAGACCGTATGAGTATGAGCGAAATCGAAACCGTCACGCCCGCCCAACTCATTAACGCTCGTCCTATTGTGGCTGCCGTTCGTGAGTTCTTTGCCAGTTCTCAGCTGTCACAGTTCATGGACCAGATCAATCCGCTTTCAGAGCTGGCCCACAAGCGCCGCCTGAGTTCTATGGGTCCTGGTGGCCTCAGCCGTGAACGTGCTGGCTTTGAAGTCCGCGACGCCCATGCTACTCACTATGGTCGTATCTGTGCCGTAGAAACTCCAGAAGGCGCCAACATTGGTTTGGTACTCAACCTGGCTACTTACGCACGTATTAATGAATACGGTTTCATCGAAACACCTTACCGCAAGGTCATCAACGCCCTTACAGCCAAAGATGCCGTCGGTTACATCGCCGCCATCAACCTAGATGTCGATGGCAAAGTGGTTGTCAAAAAAGGCGACAAAATCACTGCCGAAGCAGCCAAGAAGCTCGCTACTGTCAAAGGTCAAATAACATGGCCGGTTAAATCTAAGGTTACCGACAAGGTTCTCTACTTGGACGCTTCCGAAGAAGAGCAAGCAGTTATTGCCAGCGCCGGCGAAGAAGTCGATGCCGACGGTTACTTTGTGAACGACCGTATTTCTGCCCGGGCACGCCTAAAGGCTGGAGAAGTTGACTCAGACGACGTTACCCACATGGATGCTTCACGCAAGCAGATCATTGGTTCCAGCGCCGGCCTGATTCCTTTCATCGAAAAGAACTATGTGTACCGTTCGCTCATGGGTAGTAACCAGCAGCGCCAAGCAGTGCCACTAGTGACGCCACAGGCCCCAATTGTCGGTACCGGCCTAGAGTCAACAGCCGCTCATAACAGTGGTCAGTTGATTGCCGCCGAATCTGACGGCGAGGTCGTCAAGGCCTACGGCGACGAAGTCATTGTGAAGTACAAAGACCAGACCGTTACCTATAACCCGCTGCACTTTGTTCGTTCCAACGAAGGTAGCTCTATCAACCAAAAGGTTGTGGTGAACACCGGCGACAAATTAAAGGCTGGTGATCCTATCATCGAAGGCATGTCAATTGCCGACGGCGAACTCGCCCTTGGTAAAGACCTCGTTGTAGCCTTCATGCCCTGGAATGGTTACAACTTCGAAGACGCTATTATCCTCAGCCGCAAATTGGTCGAGGACGACACTCTTACTTCAGTCCATATTGTTGACTTCATGGTAGAAGTCCGCGAGACCAAGCTCGGTCCAGAAATTGTTACCCGCGATATTCCAAACGTTTCAGAAGACGCCCTGCGTCATCTGGACGAAGACGGCATTGTCCGCATTGGAGCAGAAGTCCATCCTGGTGACATCCTGGTTGGCAAGATTACTCCAAAGGGCGAGCAAGAACTCAGTTCTGAAGAGCGTCTGCTGCGCGCCATCTTTGGTGAAAAAGCCAAGGAAGTCCGCGACACCTCACAGCGTATGCCAAACGGCAAGCACGGTAAGGTTGTAGGCGTAAAAGTCTTCTCTCGCGCTAACGGCCATGAGTTAAAAGCCGGTGTCATCATGCAAATCCAGGTCTTTGTGGCCCAGATGCGCAAGATTTCTGTTGGCGACAAGCTTGGTGGACGTCATGGTAACAAGGGTGTTATCGCTCGTATCCTACCCGTAGAAGACATGCCCTTCATGGAAGACGGTACTCCTGTAGACATCATCCTGAATCCCCTCGGCGTACCATCACGTATGAACGTTGGTCAGTTATTCGAGACTCATCTAGGTATGGCCGCCCGTGCCTTGGGCATGAAAGTTGCCAGCCCCTCATTTAACGGCGTGCCAACTTCTAAGATTCACGAGCTTTTGACAGAAGCTGGCCTACCCGAAGATGGCAAACAACGTTTGTTCGACGGCCGCACCGGTGACGCCTACAAAGAGCGCACTACTGTTGGCTCTATGTACATGATCAAGCTCAACCACATGATTTCAGACAAGATCCACGCCCGCAGCACCGGACCATACACCATGGTTACGCAGCAGCCGCTTGGTGGTAAGGCACAAAACGGTGGACAGCGATTTGGAGAGATGGAAGTCTGGGCCCTCGAAGCTTACGGCGCATCCCACACTCTTCAAGAAATGCTGACTATCAAGTCAGACGATGTCTACGGACGCTCCAAAGCCTACGAATCCATCATCAAGGGTACCGAGATTGTCGGTCCAAAAGTTCCCGAAAGCTTTAACGTACTCGTGAAAGAACTCCAGGGCCTAGGCCTCAAGGTCGACCTGATGAGCAGTAGCAAGGTCATCGACGCCGAGGACGTACTGGCCGAGAACATCAAGGACGAAGCCAGCAATCTGCCTCAGGTAGAAGTCCCCGCACCAAGCATTTCCGATGTTGATGTCACACAAGATGTCTCCGCCGACGAATTTGTCGTCATGGAATTAGAAGACGATATTCCTGCCACAACAGTCATTACCGCAGATGATTCTGCGAACGATGACGACGATACCGCCATGATTGGAACAGACGATACCGACGATAAAGAGAAGGAGGCTTAACATGAGACGCTATTCGTACGGTACTAACATTGCCGACTTCGACGCCGTTCGCCTAGCAGTTGCCAGCCCAGAAGATATTCTGGACTGGAGCTATGGCGAGGTAACAAAACCAGAAACCATCAACTACCGTACCCAAAAGCCAGAACGCGACGGCTTGTTCTGCGAGCGCATCTTTGGACCGGTCAAAGACATTAATCCGCACGACGCAAAATACAAGGGCGTCCGCTCCCGCGAGGCTGCCGTAGACAAGAACGGCGAGATCGTTACCAAGAGCATTGTCCGCCGCGAGCGCATGGGCCATATCAACCTAGCCGCACCGGTTGCGCACATCTGGTTCCTTCGTGGCACCCCAAGTGCCATCGGCCTGCTCCTAGGTATGACCGTCAAGAATCTCGAACGCATCGTGTACTTTGCCAGCTACGTCATTAAGTCTGTCGACATCGCCAAACGTGACCAATACCTGGTAGACAAAGAAGCTGAATTCTCAGCCGCCAAAGAAGCCATCAAGGTACGTTACGAAAAAGAAGCTGAAAAAGAAGACGCCAACGTCAAAGCCTTGGCAGAGATGCAAACTAAAGAGCTCGACGAAGTCACCACCGAGTTTGAACAGCTCAAGACGCAACTCACTGGACTCGAGAAGTACAGCCTCATCAACGAGACCGATTACCGCTCACTGCCAGACGAACTCCAAGATATGATCACCGTCGGCATGGGTGGCGCTTCGCTACGCGACCTGCTGGTAGAGATCGAGCTTACCAAGCTCATCCAAGAGCTCACCGCCGAAGCCGAAGACGCCAAGGGCCAACGCAAGAAGAAGCTTATGAAGCGCTTGCGCCTCCTAGAGAGCATGGAACGTGCTGGTATCAAACCCAGCAGCATGTGCGTATCAGTTCTGCCAGTCATTCCTCCAGACCTGCGCCCTATGGTGCAGCTAACTGGTGGCCGCTTTGCAACATCTGACCTGAACGACCTGTACCGCCGCGTCATCAACCGCAACAATCGCCTGAAGAAGCTGATCGAGCTCAATGCTCCAGAAGTCATCCGCCGCAACGAACAGCGCATGCTTCAGGAAGCCGTTGACGCCCTGATAGACAATAACAACGCCCGCAGTGGCCGCGCCGTGGCCGCAACCGGTCAACGTCGTCGCCTGAAATCTTTGAGCGACATGCTCAAGGGTAAGCAGGGACGTTTCCGCCAGAACTTGTTGGGTAAGCGCGTGGACTACTCTGGTCGTTCGGTCATCGTGGCCGGTCCAGAGCTCAAGATTTTTGAGTGTGGTCTGCCAAAGATGATGGCCCTCGAACTCTTTAAGCCATTCGTTATTGGCTATCTCATCCAGAACGAGCACGCCCACAACATCCGCTCTGCCACTCGTATGATCGAGACAGGCGAGATCGAAGTATGGGACGCCCTAGACGAAGTCATTAAGGGCAAGTATGTGCTACTCAACCGCGCACCATCCTTGCACCGGCTATCTATCCAGGCCTTCCAACCTCGTTTGATCGAAGGTAAAGCTATCCAGTTGCACCCCCTCGTCTGTAAAGGCTTTAACGCCGACTTCGACGGTGACCAGATGGCTGTGCACTTGCCACTGTCTGATGGTGCCCAAGAAGAAGCTCGCACTATCATGGCCAGCAACATGAACCTATTGAAACCTGCCGATGGTTCGCCAATCCTGCACATCGAACAAGATATCGTGCTTGGTTGTTACTACCTCACCTACGACCGTCCAGGTACCAGCAAGAAAGTTGCCAACTTTACCGGTATAGAAGAAGCCATCATGGCCCGCGACGCCGGCGTCATTACGCTCCAAAGCCGGGTCCACGTGTCTTTCCGTGGTGAAATGCGTGACACAACACTGGGACGCCTCTTCTTCAACGAGATTTTCCCCGACGACTTCCCGTTCCAAGACGAAGCCATGACCAAGAAGAAGCTCAACAACGTCCTAGCATTGGCTTACCAGAAGTACGGCCAAGCCAAGACTGCGGCTATTGCCGACGACCTAAAAGACCTAGGCTTTGAATTTGCTACCATGTCAGGTCTGTCTATGGGTATGAGTGACTTTAGCGACCTCAAAGGACTAGATGAACTGCTTGCCCAGGGCGAAAAGACCGCTGCTAAAGTTAGCGAACAGTACGAACAAGGCTTCATCACTGACGAAGAGCGTTACCGCCTGACCGTCGAAACCTGGACAGAAACTGACGCCAAGGTGCAAAAAGCTCTGACCGAGCAGTTTGCTACCGAGGACAGTTCTATGTCCATCGCCGTCGTATCTGGCGCCCGTGGTAACATCGGCCAGGTCAAGACCGCTGTCGGTATGCTTGGTCTTATGGTAGACGCTACTGGCCGTGCTATCGAGCTGCCGATTCGCTCCAACTATAAGGGTGGACTGACACCACTCGAATACTTTACCGCCACCCGTGGTGCCCGTAAGGGTATGATCGACACCGCCCTCAAGACCGCTGACTCTGGTTATCTGACTCGTCGCTTGGTAGATGTATCGCAAGATGTCTTTACTATCGACGAAGCCACCAGCGACGACGATCCCGGCTTTGCCCAATTCCGCTCAGACGCTGCCGAGATTGGCGTGAACTATGCCGTTCGCCTCGAGGGCCGATTTGCTGCCGAGAAAATCCCCAAACTGCTGAAGCGTGGCGACCTCATTACCACCGAACTTGCTAAGACTATTGATGAAGACGAGTCTATTGACGGCGTCAAGATCATGAGCGCCCTGTCCAGCACATCAGTCCTGGGCGTCCCCCAAAAGTCTTACGGTCTCGACCCCGCAACCGGCGAACTAGTAGCCAACCACCATCCTGTTGGTGTCATCGCTGCCCAGTCTATCGGTGAGCCTGGTACCCAGCTGACGCTGCGTACCTTCCACTCCGGTGGTTCAGCTGTCGCAGACGACATTACCCAAGGCTTGCCTCGCGTCGAAGAGCTGTTCGAAGTTCGCGCACCAAAGGGTCAGGCCTATCTGGCTGACATTGGTGGCATCACCAACACCTGGGAAGAGGGCGACCACTACGTTGTTCAGCTGACCGCCGACGATGCCGAACGTGTCGAGCTCCGCCTAGGCGAACGTAAAGCCCGTGTGGGCAGCGGAACCGATGTTGCTATCGGCGATGTCATTGCCTCACTCGAAGACAGCTCAGAGCCCATTACTGCACCAATCGCCGGCAAGGCAGAAGTTGCCAAGACCAAGATTGTAATTGTTCCAAGCAACCAAAGCGTCATGCGCTATGAAATCCCCGGCTTCAAGCAGCTAGTTGTCAAAGACGGCGACAAAGTAGTAGCCGGCCAGCGCCTGACCAACGGTTCAATCAATCTGCACGAGCTCATGCGCCTGCAAGGTGTAGAAGCGACTCAGCGCTACATCATGAACGA is a window from the Verrucomicrobiia bacterium genome containing:
- a CDS encoding ATP-dependent Clp protease proteolytic subunit, producing the protein MPLVPTVIEQEGRMERAYDIYSRLLKDRIIFLGEDVNSHTANLITAQLLFLDNEDSKKDIYFYINSPGGSVYDALAIYDTMQFVKADVQTFGIGVQASAAAFLLSSGAKGKRFILPHATVMIHQPSSGTRGKVTDQEIDLRESLRVKKLLEQIMARNTGQKPERIHEDMERDKWLNAEEAKKYGLVDKVIQTTSKS
- a CDS encoding DNA-directed RNA polymerase subunit beta, with product MAKSSLSAKAALKKRTFFTKTDDVLDMPNLVDHQNRSFQWFIDEGLGELLAEISPIDDYTGTKLSLRFKDYRFEDPKTSELEARENNVSYEAPLKATVELTNKVTGEIKDQEIYLGDYPWMTARGTFVINGAERVVVSQLIRSAGVFFTADPHGTHNLYGAKVIPGRGAWLEFETAASGALYVKIDRKRKIAVTTLLRALGMSEAQIKDAFKHVDQGKLNYIDVTIDKDPARGNNDALIEVYRRLRPGDLATVDNARSLLENMFYNFKRFDFSRVGRYKINKRLNLDIANTTENRVMRIEDLVAIIAEIIRLNNSQEPADDIDSLANRRVKLVGELVQRQFRIGLLRMERNTKDRMSMSEIETVTPAQLINARPIVAAVREFFASSQLSQFMDQINPLSELAHKRRLSSMGPGGLSRERAGFEVRDAHATHYGRICAVETPEGANIGLVLNLATYARINEYGFIETPYRKVINALTAKDAVGYIAAINLDVDGKVVVKKGDKITAEAAKKLATVKGQITWPVKSKVTDKVLYLDASEEEQAVIASAGEEVDADGYFVNDRISARARLKAGEVDSDDVTHMDASRKQIIGSSAGLIPFIEKNYVYRSLMGSNQQRQAVPLVTPQAPIVGTGLESTAAHNSGQLIAAESDGEVVKAYGDEVIVKYKDQTVTYNPLHFVRSNEGSSINQKVVVNTGDKLKAGDPIIEGMSIADGELALGKDLVVAFMPWNGYNFEDAIILSRKLVEDDTLTSVHIVDFMVEVRETKLGPEIVTRDIPNVSEDALRHLDEDGIVRIGAEVHPGDILVGKITPKGEQELSSEERLLRAIFGEKAKEVRDTSQRMPNGKHGKVVGVKVFSRANGHELKAGVIMQIQVFVAQMRKISVGDKLGGRHGNKGVIARILPVEDMPFMEDGTPVDIILNPLGVPSRMNVGQLFETHLGMAARALGMKVASPSFNGVPTSKIHELLTEAGLPEDGKQRLFDGRTGDAYKERTTVGSMYMIKLNHMISDKIHARSTGPYTMVTQQPLGGKAQNGGQRFGEMEVWALEAYGASHTLQEMLTIKSDDVYGRSKAYESIIKGTEIVGPKVPESFNVLVKELQGLGLKVDLMSSSKVIDAEDVLAENIKDEASNLPQVEVPAPSISDVDVTQDVSADEFVVMELEDDIPATTVITADDSANDDDDTAMIGTDDTDDKEKEA
- the tig gene encoding trigger factor, encoding MQVKKTQPSETEAVLAVVADAKELAPIKEHVLTHFQKNTKIPGFRAGKIPGDLLEKSVDQNALQTQFLEEAVEQLYVAAAREVNLRPVDNPQISIKKFVPFTTLEFEATVAVVGVVTLPDYTKIKKTKPEVKLTDADVKEVIKSLQMRAAEKKDVSRAAKDSDQVWIDYTGVDADTKESINGADGKDYPLVLGSNTFIPGFEPELIGLKAGDEKTFTLTFPKDYGVAMLQGRKVTFTVTVTKVQEVVEPKVDDAFAAKVGPFKTLAELKADIKKQLAIERQREADRNFESLLIKEISDKSAVAIPDVLIADQIERLMQEVQQNLVYRGQTIQEFLAAEGKTEETYKSDVLKPQAHDRVKASLVLAEIAEKEKLDVTPEELEIRMQVLKGQYKDEAMQAELEKPETRRDIASRILTEKTVSKLVAYTA
- the rpoC gene encoding DNA-directed RNA polymerase subunit beta', with product MRRYSYGTNIADFDAVRLAVASPEDILDWSYGEVTKPETINYRTQKPERDGLFCERIFGPVKDINPHDAKYKGVRSREAAVDKNGEIVTKSIVRRERMGHINLAAPVAHIWFLRGTPSAIGLLLGMTVKNLERIVYFASYVIKSVDIAKRDQYLVDKEAEFSAAKEAIKVRYEKEAEKEDANVKALAEMQTKELDEVTTEFEQLKTQLTGLEKYSLINETDYRSLPDELQDMITVGMGGASLRDLLVEIELTKLIQELTAEAEDAKGQRKKKLMKRLRLLESMERAGIKPSSMCVSVLPVIPPDLRPMVQLTGGRFATSDLNDLYRRVINRNNRLKKLIELNAPEVIRRNEQRMLQEAVDALIDNNNARSGRAVAATGQRRRLKSLSDMLKGKQGRFRQNLLGKRVDYSGRSVIVAGPELKIFECGLPKMMALELFKPFVIGYLIQNEHAHNIRSATRMIETGEIEVWDALDEVIKGKYVLLNRAPSLHRLSIQAFQPRLIEGKAIQLHPLVCKGFNADFDGDQMAVHLPLSDGAQEEARTIMASNMNLLKPADGSPILHIEQDIVLGCYYLTYDRPGTSKKVANFTGIEEAIMARDAGVITLQSRVHVSFRGEMRDTTLGRLFFNEIFPDDFPFQDEAMTKKKLNNVLALAYQKYGQAKTAAIADDLKDLGFEFATMSGLSMGMSDFSDLKGLDELLAQGEKTAAKVSEQYEQGFITDEERYRLTVETWTETDAKVQKALTEQFATEDSSMSIAVVSGARGNIGQVKTAVGMLGLMVDATGRAIELPIRSNYKGGLTPLEYFTATRGARKGMIDTALKTADSGYLTRRLVDVSQDVFTIDEATSDDDPGFAQFRSDAAEIGVNYAVRLEGRFAAEKIPKLLKRGDLITTELAKTIDEDESIDGVKIMSALSSTSVLGVPQKSYGLDPATGELVANHHPVGVIAAQSIGEPGTQLTLRTFHSGGSAVADDITQGLPRVEELFEVRAPKGQAYLADIGGITNTWEEGDHYVVQLTADDAERVELRLGERKARVGSGTDVAIGDVIASLEDSSEPITAPIAGKAEVAKTKIVIVPSNQSVMRYEIPGFKQLVVKDGDKVVAGQRLTNGSINLHELMRLQGVEATQRYIMNEILRIFASQGQNIADKHLEIIVRQMFSRVQIEEAGDTEFVTGDVVSKLAAVQANERLVKKKKQPAKFIQLLLGITKASLSTDSFLSAASFQDTTRVLIAAATSGKIDRLYGLKENVILGRRIPVGTGYNAEKRTRATQDDDL